A single genomic interval of Blastocatellia bacterium harbors:
- a CDS encoding 50S ribosomal protein L25/general stress protein Ctc, producing the protein MSLLDVTVSANIRTRLGKGGARQLRRAGKIPAILYGGAEPPVPIAVEKARVLEIFRKYGHTSIFTLAVDGNTVPVIIKDWQLDPITGVLLHVDFLRVDLGKPTRVKVPVELVGEAVGVRQGGLLDFATHELEIECLPTEIPARLQVDVSALEIGDHIAVKDLQLGDRVRVLDDPERVIVSVLAPRVIAEEAAPTMPVEPEVIKKGKAEEEEEA; encoded by the coding sequence ATGAGTCTTTTGGACGTGACCGTGTCAGCCAACATTCGGACGCGCTTGGGCAAAGGAGGAGCGCGGCAGTTGCGCCGCGCCGGGAAAATTCCGGCGATCCTCTATGGAGGCGCGGAGCCGCCGGTCCCGATCGCTGTGGAGAAAGCGCGAGTGCTGGAGATCTTCCGAAAGTATGGGCACACGAGCATCTTCACGCTCGCCGTGGATGGGAACACGGTGCCAGTGATCATCAAGGATTGGCAATTAGACCCCATCACGGGCGTGCTCCTGCATGTGGATTTCCTGCGCGTGGATCTCGGCAAGCCCACCCGCGTGAAAGTCCCCGTCGAGCTCGTCGGTGAGGCCGTCGGCGTCCGACAGGGTGGATTGCTCGATTTCGCGACGCATGAATTGGAGATCGAGTGCTTACCGACGGAGATCCCCGCGCGTCTGCAGGTGGACGTGAGCGCGTTGGAGATCGGGGATCACATCGCTGTGAAAGACCTGCAGCTTGGCGACCGGGTTCGCGTCCTCGATGATCCGGAACGCGTGATCGTGAGCGTGCTCGCGCCACGGGTGATCGCAGAAGAGGCTGCGCCGACGATGCCGGTCGAACCCGAGGTCATCAAGAAGGGGAAAGCCGAAGAGGAGGAAGAAGCGTGA
- the pth gene encoding aminoacyl-tRNA hydrolase — MKLIVGLGNPGHAYARTRHNLGFRVVDRLAEILGASIERQEAHALIGAAQAEGVSLLLAKPQTYMNRSGHAVGELVRRYEIPLEDLLVVLDDLDLPLGTIRIRRKGSAGGHRGLLSVIEALTSTAFPRLRLGIRPHAPIADTVAFVLSPFEPDEEPIVEAMIERAAAAALLWVREGIEKAMAEFNARKSALAEPSPVAGCPEV; from the coding sequence GTGAAGTTGATCGTGGGGCTCGGCAACCCCGGCCATGCCTATGCCCGCACGCGGCATAACCTGGGGTTTCGCGTGGTGGATCGTTTGGCGGAAATCCTCGGCGCGTCCATCGAGCGGCAGGAAGCCCATGCGCTCATCGGAGCTGCCCAAGCAGAGGGCGTCTCCCTTCTGCTGGCCAAGCCACAAACGTACATGAACCGGAGCGGGCATGCGGTCGGGGAATTGGTGCGACGATATGAGATCCCCTTGGAGGACCTCTTGGTCGTGCTCGATGATTTGGATCTCCCATTGGGGACGATCCGAATTCGCCGCAAGGGGAGCGCCGGTGGCCATCGCGGATTGCTCTCGGTGATCGAAGCGCTCACCAGCACTGCATTCCCGCGATTGCGGCTAGGGATTCGACCGCACGCCCCGATCGCCGACACGGTCGCATTCGTCCTCTCCCCATTCGAGCCCGACGAGGAGCCGATCGTGGAGGCTATGATCGAGCGCGCAGCCGCGGCCGCATTGCTCTGGGTGCGCGAAGGAATCGAGAAAGCGATGGCTGAATTCAATGCGCGAAAGTCGGCGCTCGCGGAACCATCGCCGGTCGCCGGCTGCCCTGAAGTTTAA
- a CDS encoding ATP-binding protein produces MVEPKRTPVRAWVVILSLSAATFIAFMVLLLLGVLRIPPMDVVSADETLILYLLTAFNFVAFSVFAFILARNLLRLMRERRARQLGSHLKARLVRYFILISILPLVFLAMFSYLVINRTLEKWFGEPYRNIVRESEKLARAYVEDEVADLRATLDRMERQLAVGEARSRERAIAAELEHPKVREITLIQGTQPRTWTKPGFVRSPHLEEAFAAAIDAVRAERSYEAFPVEGDEARFVVLGRPIGASSEGANVTGIILLAEVPQQIARVMAALSRQQEAYEQLHRRQGQTRRVTLQVLGVITFLLLFAATWTGMYLAKGITEPIQALAEATQHVARGDFSRPVVCVAEDELAMLVDSFNRMIAELSENRRRLEASARELQAMNLALEERRRYIETVLESLSTGVISFEESGRITTVNRAAREMLRLSDPLPAETAVDLFRSVFGEAQAAIVEGVIARASTEGWAVQEIDWPTPMGQRHLILTASPLWDPEGAMRGAVLMLEDVTELVQAQRQAVWSEVARRMAHEIKNPLTPIRLSAERIAKHLLGDPKALAEERYRRIVREGTAIIQSEVQTLQRLVNEFAQFARLPEARLVEGEINDAIRAALQLYDERPEGIVLEADLAPDVPRLRFDAEQLKRALVNLIENAVEALDGVPGEKRITVSTRYLPERGRVRVSVADTGPGIAPSVRERLFTPYFSNKAKGMGLGLAIVRQIIAEHGGTIWVEENEPRGARFVIELPVLDRSSSSLWPTRS; encoded by the coding sequence ATGGTGGAGCCGAAGCGAACACCCGTGCGGGCGTGGGTAGTGATCCTGAGCCTCTCGGCGGCAACGTTCATCGCCTTCATGGTGTTGCTTCTGCTCGGCGTCTTGCGCATCCCGCCGATGGATGTGGTGAGCGCTGATGAGACGCTGATCCTCTATTTGTTGACGGCGTTCAACTTCGTCGCCTTCTCAGTCTTCGCCTTCATTCTGGCGCGGAATCTGCTGCGGCTGATGCGAGAGCGGCGCGCGCGTCAGCTCGGCTCGCATTTGAAGGCGCGGCTCGTGCGATATTTCATCCTCATCTCGATCCTGCCGCTCGTCTTCCTGGCCATGTTCTCTTATCTCGTCATCAATCGCACGCTGGAGAAGTGGTTCGGCGAGCCATATCGCAATATCGTGCGGGAATCGGAGAAGCTCGCGCGGGCTTATGTGGAGGATGAGGTGGCCGATCTTCGAGCGACGCTCGATCGCATGGAGCGGCAATTGGCCGTCGGAGAGGCTCGATCCCGAGAGCGCGCGATCGCCGCTGAGTTGGAGCATCCGAAGGTGAGGGAGATCACCCTCATTCAAGGGACTCAGCCGCGGACCTGGACGAAACCGGGCTTCGTGCGATCGCCGCATCTCGAGGAGGCGTTCGCTGCGGCCATTGACGCTGTGCGGGCCGAACGCTCGTATGAGGCATTCCCCGTCGAAGGGGATGAAGCGCGATTCGTCGTTCTCGGCCGTCCCATCGGTGCGTCCTCTGAAGGGGCGAACGTCACTGGGATCATTCTCCTGGCGGAGGTTCCGCAGCAGATCGCCCGAGTCATGGCGGCGCTGTCCCGGCAGCAAGAGGCGTATGAGCAGCTCCATCGTCGGCAGGGGCAGACGCGGCGCGTCACGCTGCAGGTGCTCGGTGTGATCACGTTCTTGCTCCTTTTCGCCGCGACGTGGACGGGGATGTATTTGGCCAAGGGGATCACCGAACCGATTCAGGCCCTGGCCGAAGCGACGCAGCACGTCGCGCGGGGAGATTTCTCGCGACCCGTCGTTTGTGTGGCCGAGGACGAGCTGGCCATGCTTGTGGACTCGTTCAATCGAATGATCGCGGAACTCTCGGAGAACCGGCGTCGTCTGGAAGCTTCGGCTCGCGAGCTGCAGGCGATGAATCTCGCCCTGGAAGAGCGGCGCCGATATATCGAGACGGTGTTGGAGAGCTTGAGCACGGGCGTCATCTCCTTCGAGGAGTCGGGGCGGATCACGACCGTGAATCGCGCGGCGCGCGAGATGCTGCGCCTCTCCGATCCATTGCCCGCGGAGACGGCTGTGGATCTCTTTCGTTCAGTCTTCGGCGAGGCACAGGCGGCGATCGTCGAGGGCGTGATCGCGCGCGCGTCCACAGAGGGATGGGCTGTGCAAGAGATAGATTGGCCGACGCCGATGGGACAGCGGCATCTCATCCTCACGGCTTCACCGTTGTGGGACCCCGAGGGCGCGATGCGCGGCGCCGTCCTCATGCTGGAAGATGTCACCGAGCTCGTGCAAGCGCAGCGACAGGCCGTCTGGAGCGAAGTCGCCCGTCGCATGGCGCATGAGATCAAGAATCCGCTCACGCCGATTCGGCTCTCGGCCGAACGGATCGCCAAGCATCTGCTCGGCGATCCGAAGGCGCTCGCCGAAGAGCGATATCGCCGGATCGTGCGGGAGGGAACGGCGATTATCCAGAGCGAGGTGCAGACCCTTCAACGGTTGGTGAACGAGTTCGCACAATTCGCGCGATTGCCGGAGGCACGCTTGGTCGAAGGGGAGATCAACGATGCGATTCGAGCGGCCTTGCAGCTTTACGATGAGCGTCCCGAGGGGATTGTGTTGGAGGCCGATCTGGCGCCGGATGTGCCGCGTCTTCGATTCGATGCTGAGCAGCTCAAGCGGGCGCTCGTCAATCTCATCGAGAACGCCGTGGAAGCGCTCGATGGCGTGCCGGGGGAGAAGCGGATCACCGTGAGCACGCGCTATCTGCCCGAGCGCGGACGCGTCCGCGTGAGCGTCGCCGACACTGGACCGGGAATTGCGCCGAGCGTGCGGGAGAGGCTCTTCACGCCCTATTTCTCGAACAAAGCGAAGGGCATGGGATTGGGCTTGGCGATCGTCCGACAGATCATCGCCGAGCACGGGGGAACGATTTGGGTGGAGGAGAACGAGCCGCGCGGCGCGCGCTTCGTCATCGAGCTGCCCGTCCTCGACCGTTCGTCATCGTCGCTATGGCCCACTCGATCCTGA
- a CDS encoding TonB-dependent receptor, giving the protein MSRARFPQSFILWILLFGGFAGAVFAQASDAILKGTITDQTGAVIPNAKVTVRNVNTGFERATMTNEVGYYYLSLLPVGEYELIAEAPGFATLKRSGIRLMVGQTLTLDLTLQAAALAEVVTVTAEPPMVEVTRTHVAASVNDRAVANLPAQGRNFLDFILLTPGVTRDHRAGDLSFGGLRGPLNSLQIDGVDNNNTFFGQTLGRTGSGRAPYQFSIDAVKEFQVNTNSYSAEFGRAGGAVINVVTKSGTNEFHGTAFWYYRDKALNANDFFSNARRLPKPPFHINQFGGNVGGPIVRDKAFFFFLYDGQRQKLPNVVIPGGPGFVPPSDPDSQRAFQSLLALAQSYNRTFDQDVFMGKGDWQISPAHRLSGRYNAQRFTGGNLENPGQTSALEHTGDSLVWTDTLTLSLSSTLTTRWLNEFRFQFARDKQPGKANSDKPEAEIRERGRVVLTIGRNFFSPRETTIRRYQLVNNLSALIGRHGLKFGVDINIDRIKNFFPGQFGGQYFFDSLAQFATGRPSRYVQAFAGEGTTGPLTFPHNSEFAGFFQDDWRVTPRLTLNLGLRYDLQNIADPPTRNPDPGLAALGLRTDRINLDKNNFAPRFGFAWSPLASHRLVIRGGYGIFYARTPSIMAAQAHSQNAINVRVLTFTGDLVPTYPQRFDRPPTGGVPSPPSIFVFAPDYVNPYVQQGSLGVEYELAPNLSISANYLAVKGTHLQRTRNINLLPPVLAQIEIVGEGIRTYRRFPGRLLPQFVRISLFESTANSIYHGAAFQVHKRFSHNVQFLLSYTISKAIDDTPDATSVVAFSSGDDAKQVQDPFNLRDDRGISYTDIPQRLVLSWIWDLAYARNLQNRVARAILGGWSVSGILTAQSAPAYSALVGTDLNNDTNARTDRVPGFGRNTFRGFNFVSLDPRLTREIALGEKAKLHFIFEGFNILNRTNFRTITLGGALPSVNAIMYTLATSGPNAGKLVRRTDFGTPTETFDPRILQLAVKIVF; this is encoded by the coding sequence ATGAGCCGAGCGCGATTCCCGCAAAGCTTCATCCTCTGGATTCTTCTCTTCGGAGGATTCGCGGGGGCGGTTTTCGCCCAAGCCTCCGATGCGATCCTCAAAGGGACCATCACCGACCAAACGGGAGCGGTGATCCCAAATGCGAAGGTCACCGTGCGGAATGTGAACACGGGATTTGAACGCGCGACGATGACTAATGAGGTGGGCTACTACTACCTCTCGCTTCTGCCCGTCGGCGAGTACGAGCTGATCGCGGAAGCGCCAGGTTTCGCGACGCTCAAGCGCAGCGGGATCCGATTGATGGTCGGACAAACGCTGACGCTCGACCTCACGCTTCAAGCCGCAGCGCTCGCGGAGGTCGTGACCGTGACGGCCGAACCCCCGATGGTGGAAGTCACGCGCACGCATGTCGCGGCTTCGGTCAACGATCGAGCGGTGGCGAACTTACCGGCACAAGGTCGTAACTTCCTCGATTTCATCCTCCTGACGCCTGGGGTCACGCGCGATCATCGCGCTGGAGATCTCAGTTTCGGCGGATTGCGAGGGCCGCTCAACAGCTTACAAATTGACGGCGTGGACAATAACAACACGTTCTTCGGCCAGACGCTCGGCCGCACGGGGTCCGGGCGCGCCCCATATCAGTTCAGCATTGACGCCGTCAAAGAGTTCCAGGTCAACACGAACAGTTATTCCGCGGAATTCGGTCGCGCTGGAGGAGCCGTCATCAACGTCGTGACGAAATCGGGCACGAATGAATTTCACGGCACGGCCTTCTGGTACTATCGGGATAAGGCGCTCAATGCCAACGACTTCTTCAGCAACGCCCGCCGTTTGCCCAAGCCTCCGTTTCACATCAACCAATTCGGCGGTAATGTCGGCGGCCCCATCGTTCGCGATAAGGCGTTCTTCTTCTTCCTCTATGACGGACAGCGCCAGAAGCTCCCCAACGTTGTCATTCCGGGCGGGCCGGGATTCGTCCCTCCCTCAGATCCGGACTCACAACGCGCCTTTCAATCCCTCCTGGCCTTGGCCCAGAGCTACAATCGGACGTTCGATCAAGACGTTTTCATGGGGAAGGGGGATTGGCAGATCTCTCCCGCACATCGCCTGAGCGGACGATATAATGCCCAACGCTTCACTGGTGGAAACCTGGAGAATCCCGGGCAGACGAGCGCTCTCGAACATACGGGGGATAGTCTGGTCTGGACCGACACACTCACCCTCTCGCTCAGCTCGACGCTCACGACGCGATGGCTGAATGAATTTCGCTTCCAATTCGCCCGCGACAAACAACCCGGGAAAGCCAACAGCGATAAGCCCGAAGCGGAGATCCGCGAGCGCGGACGCGTCGTGCTGACGATCGGTCGAAATTTCTTCAGCCCGCGCGAGACGACGATCCGCCGGTATCAACTCGTCAATAACCTCTCGGCCTTGATCGGGCGTCATGGGCTGAAGTTCGGCGTGGACATCAACATTGACCGCATCAAGAACTTCTTCCCCGGCCAATTCGGTGGGCAGTATTTCTTCGACAGCCTGGCGCAATTCGCCACGGGACGCCCCTCGCGCTACGTGCAGGCCTTCGCTGGTGAGGGCACGACAGGTCCCCTGACATTTCCTCACAACAGCGAATTCGCCGGATTCTTCCAAGACGATTGGCGCGTGACGCCGCGCCTCACGCTCAATCTCGGGCTTCGCTACGACCTCCAGAACATCGCCGATCCCCCGACGCGAAATCCCGATCCGGGGCTGGCCGCGCTCGGCCTTCGGACCGACCGCATCAATCTCGACAAGAACAACTTCGCGCCGAGGTTCGGATTCGCTTGGAGTCCGTTGGCCAGCCATCGGCTGGTGATCCGAGGCGGCTACGGCATCTTTTATGCGCGAACGCCTTCGATCATGGCGGCTCAGGCTCACTCCCAGAACGCGATCAACGTGCGCGTGCTCACGTTCACGGGCGATCTCGTGCCGACGTACCCGCAACGCTTCGATCGGCCTCCAACTGGAGGCGTTCCCTCCCCACCGAGCATCTTCGTCTTCGCCCCGGATTACGTGAATCCCTATGTCCAGCAAGGAAGCCTAGGGGTGGAATACGAGCTGGCGCCCAATCTCTCGATCTCGGCGAATTATCTCGCTGTGAAGGGAACGCATTTGCAGCGCACGCGCAACATCAATCTGCTCCCTCCCGTGCTCGCTCAGATCGAGATCGTCGGAGAAGGCATCCGGACGTACCGTCGCTTCCCCGGACGCCTGCTCCCTCAGTTCGTCCGCATCAGCCTCTTCGAGAGCACGGCGAATTCGATCTATCACGGCGCGGCCTTTCAGGTCCACAAACGATTCTCGCACAACGTCCAATTCCTCCTCTCGTACACGATCTCCAAAGCGATTGACGATACGCCGGATGCGACCTCCGTCGTCGCCTTCAGCAGTGGCGATGACGCCAAGCAGGTGCAAGATCCCTTCAACCTCCGCGATGATCGAGGGATCAGCTACACGGACATTCCCCAACGCCTCGTCCTCAGTTGGATCTGGGACCTCGCCTATGCGCGGAATCTGCAGAATCGTGTGGCGCGCGCGATCCTCGGAGGATGGTCCGTGAGCGGGATTTTGACGGCACAATCCGCTCCCGCTTACTCGGCCCTGGTCGGGACCGATCTCAACAATGACACCAATGCGCGGACGGATCGCGTGCCGGGATTCGGGCGCAACACATTCCGCGGATTCAACTTCGTCAGTCTCGATCCGCGCCTGACCCGCGAGATCGCTTTAGGAGAGAAGGCGAAACTTCACTTCATCTTCGAAGGGTTCAACATCCTCAATCGGACGAACTTTCGGACGATCACCTTGGGCGGGGCCTTGCCGAGCGTGAACGCCATCATGTACACGCTCGCCACAAGTGGGCCCAACGCGGGGAAGCTCGTGCGCCGCACTGACTTCGGCACGCCGACGGAGACGTTCGACCCTCGAATCCTGCAACTCGCGGTGAAGATCGTGTTTTGA
- the rpsR gene encoding 30S ribosomal protein S18, which translates to MAENVSVAPTMSGMTPQRVRRRRECRFCREKVDWIDYKDVETLKAFIPERGKIMPRRLSGVCAPHQRMLTRAIKRARNIALLPYVTD; encoded by the coding sequence ATGGCTGAGAATGTGAGTGTCGCGCCGACGATGAGCGGGATGACTCCGCAGCGAGTCCGCCGTCGTCGCGAATGCCGATTCTGTCGGGAGAAGGTGGATTGGATTGATTACAAGGACGTCGAGACGTTGAAGGCCTTCATCCCCGAGCGAGGGAAAATCATGCCGCGCCGCCTCTCCGGCGTATGTGCTCCGCATCAGCGCATGTTGACGCGCGCGATCAAACGGGCGCGTAACATCGCACTCTTGCCATATGTGACGGATTGA
- a CDS encoding sigma-54 dependent transcriptional regulator: MAHSILIVDDEEGIRQSLAAILEDEGFTVEAVESGEACLAAFERRPYSCVLLDIWLPGMDGLETLRKLREVAPDAAVVIISGHGTIQMAVQATKLGAFDFLEKPLSLERTLLTVKNAIEQKRLEREARELQERLVRDYEMIGESVPMRALRQQIALVGPTDGRVLIYGESGTGKELVARALHAASRRVGKPFVEVNCSAIPEELVESELFGHVKGAFTGATTARRGKFELADGATLFLDEIGDMSLRTQAKILRVLEEGRIQPLGSNVWIDVDVRVIAATNKNLQRLIERGEFRDDLFYRLNVIPFVVPPLRERVEDIPLLVEHFNRKFSRAYMRTPKEFTPAAIARLQEYHWPGNVRELRNIVERIVIMWARPVVDADDLPPLLGDPLAFAERAEYKTFQEAVEAFERQYILQKLAEHHGNVTRAAEAMGMDRSHLYRRMRALGISPPRS, from the coding sequence ATGGCCCACTCGATCCTGATCGTGGACGACGAAGAGGGAATTCGACAGTCGCTCGCCGCCATCCTCGAGGATGAGGGCTTCACCGTCGAGGCTGTCGAAAGCGGCGAAGCCTGTTTGGCAGCGTTCGAGCGTCGGCCGTACAGTTGCGTGCTTCTGGACATCTGGCTCCCTGGAATGGACGGGTTGGAGACACTGCGGAAGTTGCGCGAGGTGGCGCCCGATGCGGCCGTGGTGATCATCTCCGGGCACGGGACGATTCAGATGGCCGTGCAGGCGACCAAGCTCGGCGCGTTCGATTTCCTGGAGAAGCCGCTCTCGCTGGAGCGGACGTTGCTCACGGTCAAGAATGCCATCGAGCAGAAGCGCTTGGAGCGAGAGGCGCGAGAGCTGCAGGAGCGTCTCGTGCGGGATTACGAGATGATCGGGGAGAGCGTCCCCATGCGGGCGCTCCGGCAGCAGATCGCTCTCGTGGGGCCGACGGACGGGCGCGTGCTCATCTATGGAGAATCCGGCACGGGGAAGGAGTTGGTCGCGCGCGCGCTGCATGCCGCCTCGCGGCGCGTCGGGAAACCGTTCGTCGAGGTCAATTGTTCGGCCATTCCCGAAGAGTTGGTGGAATCCGAATTGTTCGGACACGTCAAAGGGGCGTTCACCGGCGCGACGACGGCGCGCCGGGGGAAGTTCGAGTTGGCCGATGGCGCCACGCTCTTTCTGGATGAGATCGGCGACATGAGCCTTCGCACGCAAGCGAAGATTCTGCGCGTGCTCGAAGAGGGACGGATTCAACCGCTCGGCAGCAATGTGTGGATTGACGTGGACGTGCGCGTCATCGCGGCAACGAACAAAAACCTGCAGCGGCTCATCGAGCGCGGCGAATTTCGCGACGACCTCTTCTATCGGTTGAACGTCATCCCCTTCGTCGTCCCTCCGCTGCGTGAGCGCGTGGAGGATATTCCGCTGCTTGTGGAGCATTTCAATCGGAAATTCTCCCGCGCCTATATGCGCACGCCGAAGGAGTTCACGCCGGCGGCCATCGCCCGACTGCAGGAATATCACTGGCCGGGAAACGTGCGCGAACTGCGGAACATCGTCGAACGCATCGTCATCATGTGGGCGCGCCCAGTCGTGGACGCCGACGATCTCCCTCCCCTGCTCGGCGATCCTCTGGCGTTCGCCGAGCGCGCCGAGTATAAGACCTTTCAAGAAGCTGTTGAGGCCTTCGAGCGCCAATACATCTTGCAGAAGCTCGCCGAACATCATGGCAACGTCACGCGCGCGGCTGAAGCTATGGGAATGGATCGCAGCCATCTCTATCGGCGCATGCGCGCGCTCGGCATCTCGCCCCCAAGATCATGA
- the rplI gene encoding 50S ribosomal protein L9, translated as MATVEVLLREDVEHLGRRGQIVRVKAGYARNYLLPRGLAVLATAANIKAVEQEKRLLERREMRERTQAEAVAERLKELVLTFPRKVGDQDMLFGSVTAMDIAAALAERGIDVDRRKILIEHPIKYLGEYTIPVKLHREVTAEIRIQVVREEGESQG; from the coding sequence ATGGCGACGGTCGAAGTCTTACTACGGGAAGACGTGGAGCATTTGGGACGAAGGGGACAGATCGTGCGCGTGAAGGCCGGCTATGCGCGGAATTATCTCCTGCCGCGCGGGTTGGCCGTGCTCGCCACAGCGGCGAACATAAAGGCGGTCGAGCAGGAGAAACGGCTCCTTGAGCGTCGGGAAATGCGGGAGCGAACGCAGGCCGAAGCTGTGGCCGAACGGCTCAAGGAGTTGGTCCTCACATTCCCGCGCAAGGTTGGGGATCAGGATATGCTCTTTGGATCCGTCACCGCGATGGACATCGCCGCGGCGTTGGCCGAGCGGGGGATTGATGTGGATCGGCGCAAGATCCTCATCGAACACCCGATCAAGTACCTGGGCGAGTACACAATCCCCGTGAAGCTCCATCGCGAGGTGACGGCCGAAATTCGGATTCAAGTCGTTCGCGAAGAAGGCGAATCTCAGGGATGA
- the rpsF gene encoding 30S ribosomal protein S6, giving the protein MRKYELLFIARPTLSDQETAALTEQVKGHIENLGATVTNVQPLGRRQLAYEIDHVREGTYVLMHFEGRGTEVAELDRRLRVSDAVLRHLIIRIDDELRRKERMKRRRQRKAARRAQAAASRQAREQKSGTRNKSGEEAKS; this is encoded by the coding sequence ATGAGAAAATACGAACTTCTCTTCATCGCTCGTCCGACGTTGTCCGATCAAGAGACGGCGGCCCTCACCGAGCAGGTGAAGGGACACATTGAGAATTTGGGAGCGACTGTCACCAACGTTCAACCCCTAGGGCGTCGTCAACTCGCGTATGAGATCGATCACGTGCGCGAGGGGACATATGTGCTCATGCATTTCGAGGGGCGGGGAACGGAGGTGGCGGAATTGGATCGCCGCCTGCGCGTCTCGGACGCCGTTCTGCGTCACCTCATCATTCGGATTGATGATGAGCTGCGGCGGAAGGAGCGGATGAAACGCCGCCGACAACGAAAGGCCGCACGTCGAGCGCAGGCCGCAGCATCGCGGCAAGCGCGCGAGCAGAAATCCGGGACGCGGAACAAAAGCGGAGAAGAGGCGAAATCGTGA